Within the Spirochaetota bacterium genome, the region CCTGCAGCTCCGGTTATGATAGCAACTTGCTTTTCCATATGTACTATAACCCCATGTGATTGTAATGTTTTCCTGTAGGCTCACAATGCATTGCGATCCTACAGGCTTTATGTGTAACAGCATTACTTTTCAATCACCAATAAAAACTCACCAATTTTTTTTAACATATCATTAAAATGCGGATTATATGTTAGTCGTGTAATTACTTTATACTTTTCAATGTTTTCTTTAGTATTTTCACCTTTCCATATATCAGGATCTGTCAAGCACTGATGGCGTTCTGGTGTATTTGGTTTATAATATAAGCAATTTCTATAANCACCGTTTTTTCCATAGTGTGGATCATCAGGTGGAATAGTGATGCATATATGCGGCATATTTAATATTTTTTCCTGTGGTATAAAGCTATTAACTGTAATAATATAATTATCCTCACCATCATAATCTTTTTCAGGCTGTGTGGTATACAGAATAAACATCTTTTTGCCAGTTACATAATTTTTCATCACAAATAGCGTTCGTTCTGTACTCACTGTCCTATCATCAATACTCTGGGCAACAAATACTGGTACTGTTACCTTTTTCCCTTCATCAAAGAGCGCATCAACTTGCTTAATGAGCTTGTATGTCTGAGTTACCCCATTGAATGTAAACGATTGGTATTTAGTATAATCCACATCATCTTCTATGCTTTCCCAATCTTTGAATGTTCCAATGACAGGAGCCATCCACGCTAATTTTGAGTAAATAGCAAAGGCTGGTGCAAATAAAAATAATCCTTTTACATCATGATTGGCATTTGAAAGCACATAATGAACTGAAAGTATTGCTCCTGTTGAAAATCCCCCCATATATACATTTTTTGCATTCTTTTTAAGTTGTAACATGCCATAGTGAGTAGCTTTAATCCATTCATCATTTTTAACTTTTAACAAATCACCTGGTACTGTTCCATGCCCTGGTAAAAGGAGGCCATATACCAAAAACCCTTTTTCTGCAAAATGTTTCCCTATTGCTCGTAAAAAATATGGTGAATCAGATAACCCATGAATAAGCAGTATCCCTTTTTGATAAATACCATCAACTGGCTTTGTCAGTGGTTTGAAAATAAAAGGGCTGTTCATGGTAACTATCGCATCTTTATTTTTTGTTTCAACGCGTGCGTTTGCAATAACATGAGTCATTAATTCTACATACTGTTCGTATGGTGTTTCAAAAGGAATTGTGAAAGCGCTGTTAAAACCTGATTCTTTTAATCGCGATGGATTTTGAGCATAGACGTATACTAATAATACAATGACCAGTGAAATACTTATTAATAGCTTTTGTTT harbors:
- a CDS encoding alpha/beta hydrolase, with amino-acid sequence MKQKLLISISLVIVLLVYVYAQNPSRLKESGFNSAFTIPFETPYEQYVELMTHVIANARVETKNKDAIVTMNSPFIFKPLTKPVDGIYQKGILLIHGLSDSPYFLRAIGKHFAEKGFLVYGLLLPGHGTVPGDLLKVKNDEWIKATHYGMLQLKKNAKNVYMGGFSTGAILSVHYVLSNANHDVKGLFLFAPAFAIYSKLAWMAPVIGTFKDWESIEDDVDYTKYQSFTFNGVTQTYKLIKQVDALFDEGKKVTVPVFVAQSIDDRTVSTERTLFVMKNYVTGKKMFILYTTQPEKDYDGEDNYIITVNSFIPQEKILNMPHICITIPPDDPHYGKNGXYRNCLYYKPNTPERHQCLTDPDIWKGENTKENIEKYKVITRLTYNPHFNDMLKKIGEFLLVIEK